One window of the Betta splendens chromosome 21, fBetSpl5.4, whole genome shotgun sequence genome contains the following:
- the akap17a gene encoding A-kinase anchor protein 17A isoform X1, producing the protein MSRLSPLPNTMNTIVHDTTEALCLSADYNLYLKPIAKMTISVALPQLKLPGKSISNWEVMERVKAMVAPEQFSALRISKSTMDFIRFEGEVENKTVVKNMLSRLDGKTIKLSGFTDVLKVRAVENKVDFPTRHDWDSFFRDAKDMNETLPGERPDTIHLEGLPCRWFSLKDSQYPDRPSEEVLIAVFQTFGKVRCVDIPMLDPYREEMLDKNFSTFSFGGHLNFEAYVQYQEYCGFTKAMDTLRAMKLMLKGDDGKAVACNIKVMFDTTKHLSESAIKRRSLERLKLQELEKQREEQKRREKEEEERRKQEERKQKEQEEEEKERRKEEKLRKREQKLREKEEKRNLKRVRRQQEVEQKKLQMKIAMEERRLLLAQRNLESIRLIAELLARAKSMKQQQQEKERAEREEQERNERARQEEEMARLQRLEACRRKQEEELRRVEVEKERALELQRREKELRDRLLCNLLKKSNDQAPKPAGTHDPSEAGTAEEASDLCGRDRMLEVLDQVNGAKAPEGKEQRVLKPSANSQASGKSRAGEDRKKDREGRREEVVRSRHSRERARGRSHRERSSCSRGRRRRSRSYSRRRGSSGRRRRSYSHHSGRRRSHSSSSRHSSRSSSGRSYSRGRSRRRSHRRHSRGASRSSNRSGDRRSYGRRYRRHSSSRDRSHSRRR; encoded by the exons ATGTCACGG CTCTCCCCGCTGCCTAATACAATGAACACCATTGTGCATGATACTACAGAGGCACTGTGCCTGTCCGCTGACTACAACCTGTACCTTAAGCCCATTGCCAAAATGACCATCAGCGTTGCACTGCCCCAGCTCAAGCTACCGGGTAAGAGCATCTCCAActgggaggtgatggagagggTCAAGGCAATGGTAGCTCCTGAGCAGTTTTCAGCGCTGCGGATCTCGAAGAGCACCATGGACTTCATCCGCTTTGAAGGGGAAGTAGAAAACAAGACGGTGGTCAAAAATATGCTCAGTCGTCTGGATGGGAAGACCATTAAACTAAGTGGATTTACTGATGTTTTGAAG GTCCGTGCTGTTGAGAATAAGGTGGATTTTCCTACACGCCACGACTGGGACTCCTTTTTTCGTGACGCGAAGGATATGAATGAGACTCTCCCAGGGGAGAGGCCTGACACGATTCACCTGGAGGGACTTCCTTGCCGTTGGTTCAGTCTGAAGGACAGCCAGTACCCAGACCGGCCCTCTGAAGAAGTGCTGATTGCTGTCTTCCAGACTTTTGGCAAG GTGCGATGTGTTGATATCCCAATGCTGGACCCATACAGAGAGGAGATGCTGGACAAGAACTTCAGTACATTCAGTTTTGGGGGCCATCTCAATTTTGAGGCTTATGTTCAGTACCAGGAGTACTGCGGCTTCACTAAGGCCATGGACACTCTGCGCGCCATGAAGTTGATGCTCAAAGGAGACGATGGGAAGGCAGTAGCCTGCAACATCAAG GTTATGTTTGACACCACCAAGCACCTGAGTGAGTCGGCTATTAAGAGGAGGAGTCTGGAGCGGTTAAAGTTACAGGAGttggagaagcagagagaggagcagaaacggcgagagaaagaagaggaagagcgaCGTAAGCAGGAAGAAAG gaaacagaaggagcaggaagaagaggagaaggagagaagaaaggaggagaagctgcgcAAACGAGAGCAGAAGCTCcgggaaaaggaggaaaagaggaaccTGAAGAGAGTGAGGCGACAGCAAGaggtggagcagaagaagctgcagatgaagatcgccatggaggagaggaggctgctgctggctcaGCGTAACCTGGAATCCATACGGCTTATTGCTGAGCTGCTGGCCAGGGCCAAG TCtatgaagcagcagcaacaggagaaAGAAAGGGCCGAACGGGAGGAACAAGAAAGGAATGAGCGGGCTCgtcaggaggaggaaatggCCCGGCTTCAGCGCCTGGAGGCCTGCCGGCgtaagcaggaggaggagcttcggagggtggaggtggagaaggagcgagCGCTGGAACTCCAGCGCCGAGAGAAGGAGCTGAGAGACCGATTACTCTGCAACCTTTTAAAGAAGAGCAATGATCAAGCCCCCAAACCTGCAGGCACGCACGACCCGTCTGAGGCTGGAACCGCAGAGGAGGCTTCTGATCTCTGTGGCCGCGATAGGATGCTTGAGGTTTTGGACCAAGTGAATGGAGCGAAGGCGCCTGAGGGCAAAGAGCAGCGGGTGTTAAAACCGAGCGCGAACTCCCAAGCTTCAGGGAAAAGTAGAGCAGGGGAGGATCGGAAGAAAGACAGGGAGGGTAGGAGAGAAGAGGTGGTGAGGAGCAGGCACAGCAGAGAACGAGCGAGGGGCCGCTCCCACCGAGAGaggagctcctgcagcaggggaaggaggaggcgcTCCCGCAGctacagcaggaggagaggcagctccGGGCGTCGCAGGAGGAGCTACAGTCACCACAGCGGCAGGAGgcgcagccacagcagctcaagCCGACACAgtagcaggagcagcagtgggaggagtTACAGCAGGGGGCGGAGCCGCAGACGGAGCCACAGGAGACACAGCAGAGGAGCTTCCAGGAGCAGCAACCGGAGCGGAGACAGGAGGAGCTACGGCCGGAGGTACAGacgacacagcagcagcagagacaggagccATTCCAGACGACGCTGA
- the sowahca gene encoding ankyrin repeat domain-containing protein SOWAHC isoform X1: MMASQCTEQAVQDFLMERGGRVQQMELMDHFLSAWGGDGQSKEEVDLEVLKHVVDRVSFVQVENGVKFVCLNASGNASSAMRSGAGGHDHAECNGNIQETLDDNCINGNPDNGAQTGVSGAMAAGLDNDKPSNGNGQHASSSDNNTNTGLTSGGGGGVSLRNRRRRESAPVIGTSDPDQAHSHSSQQVRGARRVSKGSQRAVLTSCLSEDSALEGLDPVGDVNTPKGSRRNFIELMMSSSPQVRRSLIHRGSRLWDPARNDGDSASLLSSAADEDCASVTLDPLEHEWMLCASEGLWESLQPLLAVEPGLVAKKDFVTGFTCLHWAAKQGKAELLARLLAFAKENAVPVNVNVRSGAGYTPLHLAAMHGHTQVVRVLLSDWDADLEARDYSGRRPIQYLPPSLAAGLQEEGVVTSPGAGSDGESAGASSGAGRGWRFPKVLQGNLNPLRLLNPPAEAAEEALGTGKSKGGMQRKSSLSRLNARLHRGRHRAQIIHSASFRDTGEVGREELPSSPLRTRPLSNLFG, encoded by the exons ATGATGGCGTCCCAATGCACGGAGCAAGCCGTGCAGGATTTCCTGAtggagcgaggagggagggTCCAACAGATGGAGCTGATGGATCATTTCCTATCAGCGTGGGGAGGGGATGGCCAGTCAAAAGAAGAGGTGGATCTCGAGGTGCTGAAACACGTCGTGGACCGCGTGAGTTTCGTGCAGGTGGAGAACGGCGTGAAATTCGTGTGTTTGAACGCGAGTGGGAACGCGAGCTCGGCGATGCGTTCGGGTGCAGGCGGCCACGATCACGCGGAGTGCAACGGAAATATCCAGGAGACGCTGGACGACAACTGCATCAACGGCAACCCCGACAACGGAGCCCAAACAG GAGTGTCTGGTGCAATGGCTGCAGGCCTGGACAATGACAAACCATCCAATGGCAATGGGCAACATGCGTCCTCCTCTGACAACAACACCAACACGGGCTTgacctctggaggaggagggggggtgagcctgaggaacaggaggaggcgaGAGTCAGCCCCAGTCATTGGGACGTCGGACCCGGATCAGGCTCACTCCCACAGCAGTCAGCAGGTGAGAGGAGCGCGCCGGGTGTCCAAGGGGTCCCAGCGGGCCGTGCTGACGAGCTGCCTGTCAGAAGACAGCGCGTTGGAGGGGCTGGACCCTGTGGGAGACGTCAACACGCCCAAGGGAAGCCGGCGGAACTTCATCGAGCTGATGATGAGTAGTTCTCCGCAG GTGCGCCGCTCCCTGATCCACCGCGGCTCGCGCCTCTGGGACCCCGCGAGGAACGACGGCGACTCGGCGTCGCTCCTCTCCTCGGCCGCGGACGAGGACTGCGCCTCGGTGACCCTGGACCCGCTGGAGCACGAGTGGATGCTGTGCGCGTCCGAGGGCCTGTGGGAGAGCCTGCAGCCCCTGCTCGCCGTGGAGCCCGGCCTGGTGGCCAAGAAGGACTTCGTGACCGGCTTCACCTGCCTCCACTGGGCGGCCAAGCAGGGCAAGGCCGAGCTGCTGGCCCGGCTGCTGGCCTTCGCCAAGGAGAACGCAGTACCCGTGAACGTGAACGTGAGATCGGGCGCCGGGTACACGCCGCTACACCTGGCGGCtatgcatggacacacacag gtggTCCGCGTGTTGCTCTCAGACTGGGACGCGGACCTTGAGGCCCGGGACTACAGCGGGAGGCGACCCATCCAGTACCTCCCCCCATCGCTCGCTGccgggctgcaggaggagggagtggtCACGTCCCCGGGCGCCGGGTCCGACGGCGAGAGCGCCGGCGCCAGCAGCGGCGCAGGGCGCGGCTGGAGGTTTCCCAAGGTGCTCCAGGGCAATCTGAACCCCCTGCGGCTGCTGAACCCGCCGGccgaggcggcggaggaggcgctCGGCACCGGGAAGTCGAAGGGGGGCATGCAGAGGAAGTCGTCCCTGAGCCGGCTGAACGCACGCCTGCACCGAGGCCGCCACAGAGCGCAGATCATCCACAGCGCCTCCTTCAGGGACACGGGGGAGGTGGGACGGGAGGAGCTCCCCAGCAGCCCCCTCCGAACCCGGCCGCTGTCCAACCTGTTTGGATGA
- the asmt gene encoding acetylserotonin O-methyltransferase, whose protein sequence is MASAADSYPKKILEYMEGFFVSKTVFTACELGVFDVLLGAQRPLSAAEVSQAVGASLDGTQRLLAACTGLELLEAHQDDGQVLYSNTEQASVYLTRSNPSSLFQSIQYNSKTIYLCWHYLTDAVREGTNQYEKAFGVSSKDLFRALYRSDEEMVKFMQMMNSIWNICGRDVVTAFDLSPFKVICDLGGCSGALAKQCTSAYPECTVMIFDLPKVVHTSKKHFMSEADQRISFCQGDFFKDSLPEADLYLLARVLHDWTDDHCIELLSRVYKACKPGGAVLLVEALLREDGSGPLTVQLYSLNMLVQTEGRERTPAQYAALLAAAGFTRVRHRLTGKLYDAVLGHKEP, encoded by the exons ATGGCTTCAGCTGCAGACTCGTATCCTAAGAAAATACTGGAGTATATGGAAGGATTCTTCGTTTCAAAG ACTGTGTTCACAGCCTGTGAGCTGGGGGTGTTTGACGTGTTGTTAGGTGCACAGCGCCCCCTGTCGGCAGCGGAGGTCAGCCAGGCAGTAGGCGCCAGTCTGGACGGTACTCAGAGGCTGCTGGCTGCCTGCACAGGCCTGGAGCTGCTCGAAGCGCACCAGGACGATGGACAAg TGttgtacagtaacacagaaCAAGCCAGCGTGTACCTCACTCGCTCCAACCCCTCATCCCTCTTCCAGTCCATCCAGTACAACTCCAAAACCATCTACCTGTGCTGGCACTACCTGACCGACGCCGTTAG AGAGGGGACAAACCAGTATGAAAAGGCCTTTGGAGTCAGTTCTAAAGACTTGTTTCGAGCTCTCTACAG atctgATGAAGAGATGGTGAAGTTCATGCAGATGATGAACTCCATCTGGAACATCTGTGGCAGAGACGTGGTCACGGCCTTCGACCTTTCGCCTTTCAAGGTCATCTGCGACCTTGGCG GTTGCAGTGGCGCATTAGCCAAGCAGTGCACGTCGGcctacccagaatgcactgtgaTGATCTTTGACCTCCCCAAGGTGGTGCATACGTCAAAGAAACACTTTATGAGCGAGGCCGACCAGAGGATAAGCTTCTGCCAAG GAGACTTTTTCAAAGACTCTCTTCCAGAGGCCGACCTCTACCTCCTCGCCAGAGTCCTCCATGACTGGACAGACGATCACTGCATAGAGCTTCTCAGTCGGGTTTACAAAGCCTGCAAACCAG GGGGCgccgtgctgctggtggaggcgcTGCTCCGCGAGGACGGCTCCGGCCCGCTGACGGTGCAGCTGTACTCCCTGAACATGCTGGTGCAGACCGAGGGCCGCGAGAGGACGCCCGCTCAGTACGCCGCCCTGCTGGCGGCCGCCGGCTTCACGCGCGTCCGGCACCGCCTCACCGGCAAGCTCTACGACGCCGTGCTGGGACACAAGGAGCCGTGA
- the akap17a gene encoding A-kinase anchor protein 17A isoform X2 produces MNTIVHDTTEALCLSADYNLYLKPIAKMTISVALPQLKLPGKSISNWEVMERVKAMVAPEQFSALRISKSTMDFIRFEGEVENKTVVKNMLSRLDGKTIKLSGFTDVLKVRAVENKVDFPTRHDWDSFFRDAKDMNETLPGERPDTIHLEGLPCRWFSLKDSQYPDRPSEEVLIAVFQTFGKVRCVDIPMLDPYREEMLDKNFSTFSFGGHLNFEAYVQYQEYCGFTKAMDTLRAMKLMLKGDDGKAVACNIKVMFDTTKHLSESAIKRRSLERLKLQELEKQREEQKRREKEEEERRKQEERKQKEQEEEEKERRKEEKLRKREQKLREKEEKRNLKRVRRQQEVEQKKLQMKIAMEERRLLLAQRNLESIRLIAELLARAKSMKQQQQEKERAEREEQERNERARQEEEMARLQRLEACRRKQEEELRRVEVEKERALELQRREKELRDRLLCNLLKKSNDQAPKPAGTHDPSEAGTAEEASDLCGRDRMLEVLDQVNGAKAPEGKEQRVLKPSANSQASGKSRAGEDRKKDREGRREEVVRSRHSRERARGRSHRERSSCSRGRRRRSRSYSRRRGSSGRRRRSYSHHSGRRRSHSSSSRHSSRSSSGRSYSRGRSRRRSHRRHSRGASRSSNRSGDRRSYGRRYRRHSSSRDRSHSRRR; encoded by the exons ATGAACACCATTGTGCATGATACTACAGAGGCACTGTGCCTGTCCGCTGACTACAACCTGTACCTTAAGCCCATTGCCAAAATGACCATCAGCGTTGCACTGCCCCAGCTCAAGCTACCGGGTAAGAGCATCTCCAActgggaggtgatggagagggTCAAGGCAATGGTAGCTCCTGAGCAGTTTTCAGCGCTGCGGATCTCGAAGAGCACCATGGACTTCATCCGCTTTGAAGGGGAAGTAGAAAACAAGACGGTGGTCAAAAATATGCTCAGTCGTCTGGATGGGAAGACCATTAAACTAAGTGGATTTACTGATGTTTTGAAG GTCCGTGCTGTTGAGAATAAGGTGGATTTTCCTACACGCCACGACTGGGACTCCTTTTTTCGTGACGCGAAGGATATGAATGAGACTCTCCCAGGGGAGAGGCCTGACACGATTCACCTGGAGGGACTTCCTTGCCGTTGGTTCAGTCTGAAGGACAGCCAGTACCCAGACCGGCCCTCTGAAGAAGTGCTGATTGCTGTCTTCCAGACTTTTGGCAAG GTGCGATGTGTTGATATCCCAATGCTGGACCCATACAGAGAGGAGATGCTGGACAAGAACTTCAGTACATTCAGTTTTGGGGGCCATCTCAATTTTGAGGCTTATGTTCAGTACCAGGAGTACTGCGGCTTCACTAAGGCCATGGACACTCTGCGCGCCATGAAGTTGATGCTCAAAGGAGACGATGGGAAGGCAGTAGCCTGCAACATCAAG GTTATGTTTGACACCACCAAGCACCTGAGTGAGTCGGCTATTAAGAGGAGGAGTCTGGAGCGGTTAAAGTTACAGGAGttggagaagcagagagaggagcagaaacggcgagagaaagaagaggaagagcgaCGTAAGCAGGAAGAAAG gaaacagaaggagcaggaagaagaggagaaggagagaagaaaggaggagaagctgcgcAAACGAGAGCAGAAGCTCcgggaaaaggaggaaaagaggaaccTGAAGAGAGTGAGGCGACAGCAAGaggtggagcagaagaagctgcagatgaagatcgccatggaggagaggaggctgctgctggctcaGCGTAACCTGGAATCCATACGGCTTATTGCTGAGCTGCTGGCCAGGGCCAAG TCtatgaagcagcagcaacaggagaaAGAAAGGGCCGAACGGGAGGAACAAGAAAGGAATGAGCGGGCTCgtcaggaggaggaaatggCCCGGCTTCAGCGCCTGGAGGCCTGCCGGCgtaagcaggaggaggagcttcggagggtggaggtggagaaggagcgagCGCTGGAACTCCAGCGCCGAGAGAAGGAGCTGAGAGACCGATTACTCTGCAACCTTTTAAAGAAGAGCAATGATCAAGCCCCCAAACCTGCAGGCACGCACGACCCGTCTGAGGCTGGAACCGCAGAGGAGGCTTCTGATCTCTGTGGCCGCGATAGGATGCTTGAGGTTTTGGACCAAGTGAATGGAGCGAAGGCGCCTGAGGGCAAAGAGCAGCGGGTGTTAAAACCGAGCGCGAACTCCCAAGCTTCAGGGAAAAGTAGAGCAGGGGAGGATCGGAAGAAAGACAGGGAGGGTAGGAGAGAAGAGGTGGTGAGGAGCAGGCACAGCAGAGAACGAGCGAGGGGCCGCTCCCACCGAGAGaggagctcctgcagcaggggaaggaggaggcgcTCCCGCAGctacagcaggaggagaggcagctccGGGCGTCGCAGGAGGAGCTACAGTCACCACAGCGGCAGGAGgcgcagccacagcagctcaagCCGACACAgtagcaggagcagcagtgggaggagtTACAGCAGGGGGCGGAGCCGCAGACGGAGCCACAGGAGACACAGCAGAGGAGCTTCCAGGAGCAGCAACCGGAGCGGAGACAGGAGGAGCTACGGCCGGAGGTACAGacgacacagcagcagcagagacaggagccATTCCAGACGACGCTGA
- the sowahca gene encoding ankyrin repeat domain-containing protein SOWAHC isoform X2 gives MMASQCTEQAVQDFLMERGGRVQQMELMDHFLSAWGGDGQSKEEVDLEVLKHVVDRVSFVQVENGVKFVCLNASGNASSAMRSGAGGHDHAECNGNIQETLDDNCINGNPDNGAQTGLDNDKPSNGNGQHASSSDNNTNTGLTSGGGGGVSLRNRRRRESAPVIGTSDPDQAHSHSSQQVRGARRVSKGSQRAVLTSCLSEDSALEGLDPVGDVNTPKGSRRNFIELMMSSSPQVRRSLIHRGSRLWDPARNDGDSASLLSSAADEDCASVTLDPLEHEWMLCASEGLWESLQPLLAVEPGLVAKKDFVTGFTCLHWAAKQGKAELLARLLAFAKENAVPVNVNVRSGAGYTPLHLAAMHGHTQVVRVLLSDWDADLEARDYSGRRPIQYLPPSLAAGLQEEGVVTSPGAGSDGESAGASSGAGRGWRFPKVLQGNLNPLRLLNPPAEAAEEALGTGKSKGGMQRKSSLSRLNARLHRGRHRAQIIHSASFRDTGEVGREELPSSPLRTRPLSNLFG, from the exons ATGATGGCGTCCCAATGCACGGAGCAAGCCGTGCAGGATTTCCTGAtggagcgaggagggagggTCCAACAGATGGAGCTGATGGATCATTTCCTATCAGCGTGGGGAGGGGATGGCCAGTCAAAAGAAGAGGTGGATCTCGAGGTGCTGAAACACGTCGTGGACCGCGTGAGTTTCGTGCAGGTGGAGAACGGCGTGAAATTCGTGTGTTTGAACGCGAGTGGGAACGCGAGCTCGGCGATGCGTTCGGGTGCAGGCGGCCACGATCACGCGGAGTGCAACGGAAATATCCAGGAGACGCTGGACGACAACTGCATCAACGGCAACCCCGACAACGGAGCCCAAACAG GCCTGGACAATGACAAACCATCCAATGGCAATGGGCAACATGCGTCCTCCTCTGACAACAACACCAACACGGGCTTgacctctggaggaggagggggggtgagcctgaggaacaggaggaggcgaGAGTCAGCCCCAGTCATTGGGACGTCGGACCCGGATCAGGCTCACTCCCACAGCAGTCAGCAGGTGAGAGGAGCGCGCCGGGTGTCCAAGGGGTCCCAGCGGGCCGTGCTGACGAGCTGCCTGTCAGAAGACAGCGCGTTGGAGGGGCTGGACCCTGTGGGAGACGTCAACACGCCCAAGGGAAGCCGGCGGAACTTCATCGAGCTGATGATGAGTAGTTCTCCGCAG GTGCGCCGCTCCCTGATCCACCGCGGCTCGCGCCTCTGGGACCCCGCGAGGAACGACGGCGACTCGGCGTCGCTCCTCTCCTCGGCCGCGGACGAGGACTGCGCCTCGGTGACCCTGGACCCGCTGGAGCACGAGTGGATGCTGTGCGCGTCCGAGGGCCTGTGGGAGAGCCTGCAGCCCCTGCTCGCCGTGGAGCCCGGCCTGGTGGCCAAGAAGGACTTCGTGACCGGCTTCACCTGCCTCCACTGGGCGGCCAAGCAGGGCAAGGCCGAGCTGCTGGCCCGGCTGCTGGCCTTCGCCAAGGAGAACGCAGTACCCGTGAACGTGAACGTGAGATCGGGCGCCGGGTACACGCCGCTACACCTGGCGGCtatgcatggacacacacag gtggTCCGCGTGTTGCTCTCAGACTGGGACGCGGACCTTGAGGCCCGGGACTACAGCGGGAGGCGACCCATCCAGTACCTCCCCCCATCGCTCGCTGccgggctgcaggaggagggagtggtCACGTCCCCGGGCGCCGGGTCCGACGGCGAGAGCGCCGGCGCCAGCAGCGGCGCAGGGCGCGGCTGGAGGTTTCCCAAGGTGCTCCAGGGCAATCTGAACCCCCTGCGGCTGCTGAACCCGCCGGccgaggcggcggaggaggcgctCGGCACCGGGAAGTCGAAGGGGGGCATGCAGAGGAAGTCGTCCCTGAGCCGGCTGAACGCACGCCTGCACCGAGGCCGCCACAGAGCGCAGATCATCCACAGCGCCTCCTTCAGGGACACGGGGGAGGTGGGACGGGAGGAGCTCCCCAGCAGCCCCCTCCGAACCCGGCCGCTGTCCAACCTGTTTGGATGA